In one Chitinophaga sancti genomic region, the following are encoded:
- a CDS encoding DUF6298 domain-containing protein, translating into MKNKLLWTLACGLTLTAGAQQKIQPPVSVGKEGHLVYTPDALGNRVPDYSYCGYLAGDSAIPDLPARIVVPVGGDIQAALDQVAAAGGGAVVLNKGTYQVWGTLHIRNSHVVLRGSGPETILFAAGTDRAPLIRIWGVHNKQYQTPVNIIDAYVPVNATTITVAQAGFKRGDRVEITRPCTKAWITALGTEHFGGGITALGWKPGERVIHWDRKVLAVHGNQLTLDAPLTTALDTTYGIATVTAYEWPGQITHVGVENLRCIAAVDENRPKDEDHRWMGITIENATDSWVRQVSFEHFAGSAVAIWETAGRITVEDCISLAPVSETGGQRRNTFFTAGQQTLFQRIYAQYGYHDFGVGYCAAGPNAFVQCESRMPFSYSGTLDSWASGVLLDNVQVTGQALGFPDRGQDGQGAGWSAANSMLWQCAAAKIICPAPPGAMNWSFGAWAQFQGNGYWNSSNEYVNPRSLYYAQLADRLGKDVSDRARLMPATSEASSSPSPQQAAELIAQSKEPALTLQEWIRKQKPVIVNTQGIKVAAKKSEWVSYPPAAVIHIQQGKILDGAQLLTGGRHEEPWWRGGIRPEDAKEAVPALTRFVPGRIGTGFTDDIDSVASWMAQKNIIAFDHNYGLWYDRRRDDHERVLRIDGDVWPPFYELPFARSGEGTAWDGLSKYDVTKYNTWYWNRLQQFASKDRILIHENYFQHNIIEAGAHYADFPWRPANNVNNTGFPEPPPYAGGKRIFMAAQFYDTSHPVRRALHQAYIRQCLQNFDNYSNVIQLIGAEFTGPLHFVQFWVNTIDAYKKQHPSKNIIGLSTTKDVQDSILQNPAYSQVIDLIDIRYWHYQLDGKTYAPQGGQNLAPRQHARLLKPKKTSEEMVYKAVREYRDKYPGKAVIYSADSYDRFGWAVFMAGGSLPDIPKIDVPGFLKAAAGMQPVDLPGVMALKNAANEYIIYCNATAEISVETGVPGIARWIDAKDGHLISNKKISSFKFHNPQQSPAVLWISRK; encoded by the coding sequence ATGAAAAATAAGTTATTATGGACGCTGGCCTGTGGTCTGACACTCACAGCAGGGGCACAGCAGAAGATACAGCCACCCGTATCGGTTGGTAAAGAAGGGCATCTGGTGTATACACCAGATGCCTTAGGCAATCGTGTACCTGACTATTCATATTGTGGATACCTGGCAGGAGATAGTGCGATCCCTGATCTGCCGGCACGTATAGTGGTGCCTGTGGGTGGCGATATCCAGGCTGCCCTGGATCAGGTAGCTGCTGCTGGAGGTGGTGCCGTTGTGTTGAACAAAGGTACTTACCAGGTATGGGGCACATTGCACATCAGGAATAGTCATGTGGTGTTAAGAGGGAGCGGACCTGAAACTATTTTATTCGCTGCCGGTACTGATCGCGCTCCGCTTATTCGCATATGGGGTGTGCATAACAAACAGTATCAAACGCCGGTGAATATCATTGATGCGTATGTACCTGTCAATGCTACAACTATTACCGTAGCACAGGCAGGGTTCAAACGGGGAGACAGGGTGGAGATCACCCGGCCCTGTACAAAAGCATGGATCACAGCATTAGGTACAGAACACTTTGGCGGTGGCATCACCGCCTTAGGCTGGAAACCCGGCGAGCGCGTAATCCACTGGGATCGTAAAGTGCTGGCAGTACATGGTAATCAGCTTACGCTCGATGCGCCATTGACCACAGCACTGGATACAACTTACGGCATCGCTACCGTTACGGCTTATGAATGGCCCGGGCAGATCACACATGTGGGTGTGGAAAACCTGCGATGTATAGCTGCCGTAGATGAAAACCGACCCAAAGATGAGGATCATCGCTGGATGGGTATCACCATCGAAAATGCGACAGACAGCTGGGTCAGGCAGGTTTCATTCGAGCATTTTGCCGGTTCGGCAGTGGCCATCTGGGAAACTGCGGGCCGGATCACTGTAGAAGATTGTATCTCATTAGCACCTGTGAGTGAAACAGGCGGGCAGCGCAGGAATACCTTTTTTACTGCCGGTCAGCAAACGCTTTTCCAGCGTATTTACGCACAATATGGCTATCATGATTTTGGCGTAGGCTATTGTGCGGCGGGTCCGAATGCATTTGTACAATGTGAATCGCGGATGCCCTTTAGCTATAGTGGTACCCTGGATAGCTGGGCCTCCGGCGTATTACTGGATAATGTGCAGGTAACAGGGCAGGCACTGGGTTTCCCTGACAGGGGGCAGGATGGACAGGGGGCTGGCTGGTCTGCTGCCAATAGTATGCTCTGGCAATGTGCGGCTGCAAAGATCATCTGCCCGGCACCCCCGGGAGCAATGAACTGGTCATTTGGTGCCTGGGCACAGTTTCAGGGTAATGGCTACTGGAATAGTTCCAACGAATACGTCAATCCCCGCAGTTTATACTATGCACAGCTGGCAGATCGTTTAGGGAAAGATGTATCAGACAGGGCGCGGCTCATGCCAGCTACATCTGAGGCATCCAGCAGTCCTTCACCGCAGCAGGCGGCAGAACTGATTGCACAATCTAAGGAGCCGGCATTGACCCTACAGGAATGGATTAGGAAACAAAAGCCGGTAATAGTCAACACACAGGGAATTAAAGTAGCAGCCAAAAAGAGCGAATGGGTTTCTTATCCTCCGGCAGCTGTTATTCACATCCAACAGGGTAAAATTTTAGATGGTGCGCAACTCCTCACTGGTGGCCGCCATGAAGAACCCTGGTGGCGCGGAGGTATCCGCCCTGAAGATGCAAAAGAAGCCGTACCTGCATTGACGCGTTTTGTGCCAGGCCGCATAGGTACAGGTTTTACAGATGATATAGACAGCGTAGCCAGCTGGATGGCGCAAAAGAATATCATCGCCTTTGACCATAACTATGGCCTCTGGTATGACAGGAGAAGAGACGATCATGAGCGGGTATTACGTATAGACGGGGATGTTTGGCCCCCCTTTTACGAACTGCCTTTTGCCCGTAGTGGAGAAGGCACTGCCTGGGATGGATTGAGCAAATATGATGTAACAAAATACAATACCTGGTACTGGAACCGTTTACAGCAATTCGCATCCAAAGACAGGATCTTAATTCACGAAAACTACTTCCAGCATAATATCATCGAAGCCGGTGCCCACTATGCAGATTTCCCCTGGCGACCTGCAAACAATGTGAATAACACCGGTTTCCCGGAACCGCCGCCGTATGCCGGTGGCAAGCGCATCTTCATGGCAGCACAGTTTTACGATACCAGCCATCCGGTACGCCGTGCATTGCACCAGGCATATATTCGCCAGTGCCTGCAAAACTTTGATAACTATAGCAATGTCATACAACTAATTGGTGCAGAATTTACAGGTCCTTTGCACTTTGTTCAATTCTGGGTGAATACCATCGATGCGTATAAAAAACAACATCCATCTAAAAATATCATAGGGCTCAGTACAACAAAGGACGTACAGGATAGTATCCTGCAAAACCCGGCCTACTCACAGGTGATCGACCTGATCGACATTCGTTACTGGCACTATCAGCTGGACGGTAAAACCTACGCTCCGCAGGGTGGCCAGAACCTGGCTCCCCGTCAGCATGCACGCCTGCTGAAACCAAAGAAAACCAGCGAGGAAATGGTGTACAAAGCTGTTCGTGAATACCGGGATAAATATCCCGGCAAAGCAGTTATCTACTCAGCAGACAGTTACGATCGTTTTGGATGGGCGGTATTTATGGCAGGTGGCTCATTGCCAGATATTCCGAAAATTGATGTTCCTGGATTTTTAAAGGCCGCCGCCGGCATGCAACCTGTAGATCTGCCCGGTGTAATGGCTTTAAAGAATGCAGCAAACGAATACATTATTTACTGTAATGCAACTGCAGAGATATCAGTAGAGACGGGTGTACCGGGCATAGCCCGCTGGATAGATGCGAAGGATGGACACCTGATCAGTAACAAAAAGATCAGTAGCTTTAAATTCCATAACCCGCAACAGTCTCCCGCGGTGTTATGGATAAGCCGCAAATAG
- a CDS encoding glycoside hydrolase family 140 protein: protein MKLKTLFIVLLFPFLTYGQSKTLPLKVSKDGHFFQTSNGQPFFWLGDTGWLLFTNLDDAAVDQYLDDRQEKGFNLIQVMLLPKLAAVNQRGDSALLKSNLALPQKRYFDFVESVVDKAAARGIYMALVPVWGSPVKEGKVSPVAATAYAHYLATRFHDKKNIIWLNGGDIKGSDSTAVWNAIGNTLHKEDSVHLMTFHPRGRAQSSDWFHNAAWLNFNMFQSGHQRYSQDTTVRKYGEDNFRYIQADYRRTPVKPVLDGEPSYEGIPQGLHDPKEPFWTDKDVRRYAYWSVFAGGAGFTYGHSAVMQFHKAKEKGIYGVREVYTDALRAPGASQMKYLKQLMITRSYFDRVPDQSLLAKDTGTKHQRIIATRAKTYALYYTATGRSIPAQLGKIEANYIAASWYDPRTGVSTRIGIFPNKGVKVFDPPGKEEEGNDWVLILDRS from the coding sequence ATGAAATTGAAAACACTGTTTATCGTATTATTATTCCCGTTCCTTACTTATGGGCAAAGTAAAACCCTGCCCCTGAAGGTTTCAAAGGATGGGCACTTTTTTCAGACATCCAATGGACAGCCTTTCTTCTGGTTAGGAGATACCGGCTGGTTACTCTTTACCAACCTGGATGATGCAGCGGTAGATCAATACCTGGATGACCGCCAGGAAAAAGGCTTCAATTTGATCCAGGTGATGCTGTTGCCTAAACTGGCAGCCGTAAATCAGAGAGGCGATTCTGCCCTGCTGAAAAGCAACCTGGCCCTGCCGCAGAAGAGGTACTTCGATTTCGTGGAAAGTGTAGTGGACAAAGCTGCTGCCAGGGGCATTTACATGGCACTGGTACCGGTATGGGGCTCACCTGTCAAGGAAGGAAAAGTATCGCCGGTAGCAGCCACTGCGTATGCACATTACCTCGCTACCCGTTTCCATGATAAAAAGAACATTATCTGGCTGAACGGTGGCGATATCAAAGGCAGTGATTCTACAGCCGTATGGAATGCCATCGGCAATACCCTGCACAAAGAAGATTCCGTACATCTTATGACCTTTCATCCAAGAGGCCGTGCACAGTCATCTGACTGGTTTCACAATGCTGCCTGGCTGAACTTCAATATGTTCCAGTCCGGCCATCAGCGTTATAGCCAGGATACAACTGTCAGGAAATACGGAGAAGATAATTTCAGGTATATCCAGGCAGATTACAGGCGGACACCTGTAAAACCTGTACTGGATGGAGAGCCATCCTACGAAGGTATTCCACAGGGATTGCATGATCCGAAGGAGCCATTCTGGACAGACAAGGATGTACGTCGTTATGCTTACTGGTCTGTATTTGCCGGTGGCGCAGGGTTTACCTATGGCCATAGTGCGGTGATGCAGTTTCACAAGGCAAAAGAGAAAGGGATATATGGCGTAAGAGAAGTATATACGGATGCACTCCGTGCACCCGGTGCTTCACAAATGAAATATTTAAAGCAATTGATGATCACCCGTTCCTACTTCGATCGGGTACCAGACCAGTCACTGCTGGCAAAGGATACGGGTACCAAACACCAGCGGATCATTGCTACAAGGGCTAAAACATATGCGCTTTATTATACTGCCACCGGTCGTAGTATCCCTGCACAGTTAGGCAAAATCGAAGCGAATTACATCGCGGCTTCCTGGTATGATCCACGCACCGGTGTAAGCACTCGGATCGGTATATTTCCAAACAAAGGTGTAAAGGTATTTGACCCGCCAGGAAAGGAAGAAGAAGGGAACGACTGGGTACTGATCCTGGACCGTTCTTAA
- a CDS encoding glycoside hydrolase family 43 protein: MRLIYLLLICCIACRSGKDVYMFTSFREPGQDGLHLLYSHDGYNWTDIPGSFLTPTVGGKIMRDPSIQQGPDGTFHLVWTSAWKGDKGFGYASSKDLIHWSAERYIPVMEDEPTAVNVWAPELCYDDEHQQFLIIWSTTVPNRFPKGAEEENNNHRLYYTTTRDFVNFSPAKLFFDPGYSVIDGTVVKAANHRYVLVVKDNTRPERDIKVAFSEHATGPFQAVSAPFTDKLTEGPSAIKVGKEWLIYYDNYGTHHYGAIKTIDFKSFTDISAKVSLPTGHKHGTLFKTRKKVLEGLLAQTK; the protein is encoded by the coding sequence ATGCGACTCATTTACTTACTGCTTATATGCTGTATTGCCTGCCGCTCCGGAAAGGATGTGTACATGTTCACATCCTTCCGGGAGCCTGGCCAGGATGGCCTTCACCTGCTGTATAGCCATGATGGTTATAACTGGACGGATATCCCCGGGTCATTCCTGACGCCCACAGTGGGTGGGAAGATCATGCGTGATCCCAGTATTCAGCAGGGCCCTGATGGCACCTTTCACCTGGTATGGACCAGTGCCTGGAAGGGTGATAAAGGCTTTGGCTACGCCAGTTCCAAAGACCTGATCCACTGGTCAGCAGAACGCTATATTCCCGTTATGGAGGATGAACCCACTGCTGTCAATGTATGGGCACCGGAGCTTTGTTATGATGATGAGCATCAACAGTTCCTCATCATCTGGAGCACCACCGTTCCGAATCGTTTTCCCAAAGGTGCTGAAGAAGAGAATAATAACCATCGCCTGTATTATACCACCACCCGTGACTTTGTGAACTTTTCTCCTGCAAAGCTTTTTTTCGATCCCGGTTACAGTGTCATAGACGGCACTGTCGTCAAAGCTGCCAATCACAGGTACGTGCTGGTGGTAAAAGATAACACCCGTCCTGAGCGGGATATTAAGGTCGCCTTCAGTGAGCACGCTACAGGCCCTTTTCAGGCTGTTTCAGCGCCTTTTACTGATAAGCTGACTGAAGGGCCATCTGCTATCAAAGTAGGGAAGGAATGGCTTATTTATTACGATAACTATGGCACTCATCATTACGGCGCAATAAAAACAATCGATTTCAAAAGCTTTACCGATATCTCAGCCAAAGTCTCACTGCCAACCGGACATAAACACGGCACCCTATTCAAAACCAGGAAAAAGGTCCTGGAAGGACTTTTAGCCCAAACCAAATAA
- a CDS encoding SusC/RagA family TonB-linked outer membrane protein: MRISLTMLLTICCALTYAQDTTHHPPDSMKVRDLNETVVIGYGVVKKRDLTGAVYTVKKDVIMQAPVANALESLQGRVPGMDITRSNGTPGSNADVLIRGTRSIAGSNGPLYIIDGLQGGSMSYLNPSDIESVEVLKDASATAIYGSQGANGVVIITTKKGKPGKTKVSYNGYYGANGYTQYPPPRLGESYLQLRREAWRASLNPGETLPDDATIFANAGEYDAIQKGQWVNWVDLLLHNSSQQSHSVSLSGGTDKTKAFMSFGYYRENGALKYTNLTRYSVRLNLDQEVSRFAKAGIQSQINYTTLNKRKDPMSVALSTSPLGVPYDAYGNVKVYPVAGNTNTLSPLTDDRGPEVATDQTIGATVFMNGYLDLKPIRGLTFRSNLGTFISFNRVGIYQAATSLNRATDGTSYSEVTNGNTRYYNWDNVLTYNLDKGDHAITITALSSYTHKDADTSNAYGIRQALGTQLFYNLNATEVTSRTIKSNYRGSATMSYAARINYAYKGRYLLQLSERIDGASRLAVGHKWAGFPSVSAAWRVSDETFMHKLRNLDDLKLRLSYGVAGNSGIAEYGTQSGLTQANNISFGEIPAPGYTFNAVIGNTTLGWELSATTNAGVDMAFFNSRISASIDAYNTKTTKLLLLRNLPVSTGVSSVYQNIGSTNNKGIEIALTKVNVVQKNFKWTSTLTFTTNREKIVNLVGDKDMIQQETNSLLIGHPVKSFFTYQKLGIWQTDEAGKAAALSMGGTPFKPGTIKVADQNHDSIINDNDRTYLGSPVPKWTIGFQHTFTYRAFDLGLFFFARWGQMAYGEFLGRYNPSGEGGGPAFPDYWTPEHPTNDYPRPKKGAKFGDYAAYQSMLYIDGSYFKLKNVTLGYTLPRAISSRMNIEHLRIYATASNIFTKARSHLFNYYDPERGGSESSPLNKQVVVGLNVDF, from the coding sequence ATGCGAATATCCCTCACCATGCTGCTGACCATTTGTTGTGCGCTCACTTACGCACAGGACACCACCCATCATCCACCCGATTCCATGAAGGTCCGCGACCTGAACGAAACAGTCGTGATCGGGTATGGCGTAGTAAAGAAAAGAGACCTGACAGGGGCTGTGTACACCGTCAAAAAAGACGTGATCATGCAGGCGCCTGTCGCCAATGCCCTGGAATCCCTCCAGGGCCGGGTACCCGGTATGGACATTACGCGCAGCAATGGTACCCCCGGCTCCAATGCCGATGTCCTGATCAGGGGAACCCGTTCCATTGCCGGCAGTAACGGCCCCCTGTACATCATCGACGGGTTGCAGGGAGGTAGCATGTCCTACCTGAACCCTTCTGATATCGAAAGTGTGGAAGTATTGAAAGACGCTTCTGCCACCGCAATCTATGGATCGCAGGGTGCGAACGGGGTCGTGATCATCACCACCAAAAAAGGTAAACCCGGCAAAACGAAAGTCTCCTACAACGGTTACTACGGCGCTAACGGGTATACACAATATCCGCCTCCCCGCCTCGGTGAAAGCTATTTACAACTCAGAAGGGAGGCCTGGAGAGCCAGCCTCAATCCCGGGGAGACCCTGCCGGATGATGCTACCATCTTTGCCAATGCAGGTGAATATGATGCCATTCAGAAAGGCCAGTGGGTGAACTGGGTAGATCTTCTTTTGCACAACAGCAGCCAGCAAAGTCATTCCGTATCCCTCAGCGGTGGTACGGACAAAACCAAAGCTTTTATGTCCTTTGGTTATTACAGGGAGAACGGTGCCCTGAAGTATACCAACCTGACCCGTTACTCCGTTCGCCTAAACCTCGATCAGGAGGTTTCCCGCTTTGCCAAAGCTGGTATTCAAAGCCAGATCAATTATACCACGCTGAATAAACGAAAGGACCCCATGAGTGTAGCCCTGTCTACATCACCACTGGGTGTGCCCTACGATGCATATGGTAACGTGAAGGTATACCCTGTGGCAGGGAATACAAACACCCTATCGCCGCTCACTGATGACAGAGGACCGGAAGTGGCCACAGATCAAACCATTGGTGCGACCGTGTTCATGAATGGCTACCTGGACCTCAAACCCATCAGGGGGCTGACTTTCCGCTCCAACCTGGGTACTTTCATCAGTTTTAACAGGGTCGGCATCTACCAGGCAGCCACTTCCCTGAACAGGGCCACTGATGGCACCAGCTATTCAGAGGTGACCAATGGTAATACCCGTTATTACAACTGGGATAACGTGCTCACCTACAACCTGGATAAAGGCGATCATGCGATCACCATTACCGCATTAAGCAGCTATACCCACAAGGATGCGGATACCAGCAATGCCTATGGTATCAGGCAGGCATTGGGCACCCAGTTGTTTTATAACCTGAATGCGACAGAGGTCACCAGCAGAACTATTAAATCCAATTACAGGGGTTCAGCAACCATGTCATATGCAGCCAGGATCAACTATGCCTACAAGGGTCGCTACCTGCTGCAGCTGAGTGAAAGAATAGATGGCGCTTCCCGCCTGGCCGTCGGTCATAAATGGGCCGGATTTCCTTCCGTATCTGCAGCATGGAGAGTGAGTGACGAAACATTCATGCACAAGCTGCGGAATCTGGATGACCTGAAGCTCCGGCTCAGCTACGGTGTAGCCGGTAACTCAGGGATTGCTGAATATGGCACCCAATCAGGGCTGACGCAGGCTAATAATATTTCATTCGGGGAGATCCCCGCACCCGGTTATACTTTCAATGCCGTGATCGGCAATACGACCCTGGGTTGGGAACTCTCTGCTACTACTAACGCAGGTGTGGATATGGCCTTTTTCAACAGCCGTATCAGTGCCAGCATCGATGCCTACAATACCAAAACCACCAAACTCTTATTGCTCAGAAACCTGCCTGTGTCCACCGGTGTATCATCCGTATACCAGAACATAGGTTCTACCAACAATAAAGGGATTGAGATCGCACTGACTAAAGTGAATGTTGTGCAAAAGAATTTCAAATGGACATCTACGCTCACCTTCACTACGAACAGGGAAAAGATCGTCAATTTGGTAGGCGATAAAGATATGATTCAGCAGGAAACCAATTCACTGTTGATCGGCCATCCGGTAAAGTCTTTCTTTACTTATCAGAAACTGGGCATCTGGCAGACAGACGAAGCCGGCAAAGCTGCTGCACTCAGCATGGGTGGTACGCCTTTTAAACCCGGTACCATCAAAGTGGCGGATCAGAATCATGATAGTATCATTAATGACAATGACCGCACTTATTTAGGTTCTCCTGTGCCTAAGTGGACCATTGGTTTTCAGCATACATTTACCTACCGTGCGTTCGATCTGGGCCTATTCTTTTTTGCCCGCTGGGGCCAGATGGCCTATGGCGAATTCCTGGGCCGCTACAATCCCAGTGGTGAGGGTGGCGGACCTGCATTCCCGGATTACTGGACACCTGAACATCCAACCAACGATTATCCACGTCCTAAGAAAGGCGCTAAGTTCGGTGACTATGCAGCTTACCAATCCATGCTCTACATAGATGGTTCTTATTTCAAGCTGAAGAATGTCACGCTGGGCTACACATTGCCGCGTGCTATCAGCAGCCGTATGAATATCGAACACCTGCGCATCTATGCGACTGCGTCAAATATTTTCACCAAAGCGCGCAGTCACCTGTTCAATTATTACGATCCTGAAAGAGGTGGTTCAGAATCATCTCCGCTGAACAAACAGGTAGTAGTAGGATTAAATGTGGATTTCTAA
- a CDS encoding RagB/SusD family nutrient uptake outer membrane protein — protein sequence MKNYLLIIIMLSGITACSLDEYNPSGITADAIWSSPEGFVTVVNSAYSEQRAWYGKDNGEWMSEMGTDLWFNSQRANYANELMRYENFIPSKGNPNITTWKNMYTAINICNAGINRIGDAGFTDTVMRNQRLGELRYLRAFYYWHVAEQWGGVILSTTETSSALTTAIRSDIKDFYNLILGDLEYAARHLPITYGSEYSRATQKSALAMLARAYLSCAYYYTGSEQQEYFKKAKAAVDEIIARKAEFGVSLWDKYADVFNPKNNKQNKEALYTISNSLTYTLDYDANANRLHMWFLTTYSSKPGLQQSMDYGRDGTRYFMPTRALLDFFDDEKDSRFDGSFQTVWICNKAYTWTETDVKNYGKDPSIIGKTMVVGVDTAMYITKHAMPDKRTRPYLVIDRDSVYNTNGTIKVGNDYVPLKKFMDPVTRSAANAQPGFLDILVIRLAEMYLVGAEAALQLGDNNAAAAYINVLRTRAAKKTPVDYTAAMQVSASDITLDFILDERARELAGEHIRWFDLKRTGKLVERIHTYNPDVTQVQEFHRLRPVPQTQIDALSNGAEFGQNPGY from the coding sequence ATGAAAAACTATCTTCTCATCATAATCATGCTCTCAGGTATTACTGCCTGTAGCCTCGATGAATACAATCCTTCGGGTATTACTGCCGATGCGATCTGGTCCAGCCCAGAGGGCTTTGTAACAGTAGTGAATTCCGCTTATTCAGAACAACGTGCCTGGTATGGAAAAGATAATGGAGAATGGATGAGCGAAATGGGAACAGACCTCTGGTTCAACTCACAGCGTGCTAACTATGCAAATGAACTGATGCGCTATGAAAACTTCATTCCCAGCAAGGGAAATCCCAATATCACGACCTGGAAAAATATGTACACTGCTATCAATATCTGTAACGCCGGCATTAACCGTATTGGCGATGCTGGCTTTACAGATACAGTGATGCGCAACCAGCGCCTGGGTGAATTGCGTTACCTCCGCGCATTTTATTACTGGCATGTGGCTGAGCAATGGGGCGGTGTCATCCTGTCTACGACAGAAACCAGCAGTGCCCTGACAACAGCTATTCGCAGTGATATAAAAGACTTCTACAACCTGATACTCGGTGACCTGGAATATGCTGCCAGGCACTTGCCCATTACATATGGTTCAGAATACAGCCGGGCTACACAAAAGTCAGCACTGGCTATGCTGGCGCGTGCCTATCTCTCATGTGCTTACTATTATACAGGTAGTGAACAACAGGAATACTTCAAAAAAGCTAAAGCTGCAGTAGATGAAATCATAGCCCGCAAAGCTGAATTTGGCGTGTCTCTCTGGGATAAATATGCAGATGTATTTAATCCTAAAAACAACAAGCAAAACAAAGAAGCCTTGTATACCATCAGTAATTCACTGACCTATACACTGGATTATGATGCGAATGCAAACCGCCTGCACATGTGGTTCCTCACTACTTATAGCTCAAAACCCGGCTTACAGCAAAGTATGGATTATGGCAGGGATGGTACCCGTTACTTCATGCCAACACGGGCCTTGCTCGATTTCTTTGATGATGAAAAAGACAGTCGCTTTGATGGTTCATTCCAGACGGTATGGATCTGCAACAAGGCATATACCTGGACAGAAACGGATGTGAAGAATTACGGAAAAGATCCCTCAATCATAGGCAAAACCATGGTAGTAGGAGTAGATACCGCCATGTATATCACCAAACATGCAATGCCGGACAAGCGTACCCGTCCTTACCTGGTGATAGACAGGGATAGTGTGTACAATACCAATGGAACTATCAAGGTAGGAAATGACTATGTGCCACTGAAGAAATTCATGGATCCTGTTACCCGTTCAGCTGCCAATGCACAACCGGGTTTCCTGGATATACTGGTGATCCGCCTGGCAGAGATGTACCTGGTTGGTGCAGAAGCAGCCTTGCAATTGGGTGATAACAATGCCGCCGCTGCTTACATCAATGTACTGAGAACAAGAGCTGCAAAGAAAACGCCTGTCGATTACACAGCCGCCATGCAGGTGTCTGCCAGCGATATCACGCTCGATTTCATTTTAGATGAGAGAGCAAGGGAACTGGCTGGTGAACACATTCGCTGGTTTGACCTGAAGCGCACCGGTAAACTGGTTGAGCGTATTCATACTTACAATCCTGATGTAACACAGGTACAGGAATTTCATCGTTTGCGCCCCGTGCCGCAAACACAAATAGATGCATTGTCAAACGGAGCAGAATTTGGGCAGAACCCAGGTTACTAA